One genomic segment of Amycolatopsis sp. WQ 127309 includes these proteins:
- a CDS encoding NUDIX domain-containing protein codes for MTEIDKIAWLHLVDGRILSTRSRGKDVYYLPGGKREPGETDAQTLVREVREEVSVAITEPTIAPAGVFEAQADGKASGVVVRMTCFTAEYTGTLVASSEIEEITWLGYADRDRVSAVDKIIFDHLRQTGLLR; via the coding sequence ATGACCGAGATCGACAAGATCGCGTGGCTGCACCTGGTGGACGGCCGCATCCTGAGCACCCGCTCGCGCGGCAAGGACGTCTACTACCTCCCGGGCGGCAAGCGCGAGCCGGGCGAGACGGACGCGCAGACGCTGGTCCGGGAGGTCCGCGAAGAGGTCTCCGTGGCGATCACCGAGCCGACGATCGCGCCGGCCGGCGTCTTCGAGGCCCAAGCGGACGGCAAGGCGTCCGGCGTGGTGGTCCGGATGACGTGCTTCACGGCGGAGTACACGGGAACGCTGGTGGCGAGCAGCGAGATCGAAGAGATCACGTGGCTCGGCTACGCGGACCGCGACCGCGTTTCGGCCGTGGACAAGATCATTTTCGACCACCTGCGCCAAACAGGACTGCTGAGATGA
- a CDS encoding diguanylate cyclase: protein MALTEEATDPVAARRPALVEMSDAWLVGRARELTAVVQRSDYASQLEIVAQMDELLDETQRRGEPLLVARLLRASATARLVTKGLAAEAEPRLDEMLAHTRRHGLALLRADAHALRGRRLVLAAQEDAALTEIARALAILDDSTTPDRQVGVRAWNRLLWSTLNDCWIVLNQLGVYEAAEEVSSRAAVAIRESATPHEITLQLLNRVKMLLGWGLRLERIEEYDESAEKFRTAASMAMAIEGPYSESLFPRQAGVAAVDEVGVLAAALALHQPDEDQIDRLQRLHDGIGYPGEREIVTIALARCFDKAGRREDALNVLREARESLGDDSSQPSMRLNIARELARLDTSPDYASGASQSLIDYATRLESEMWSLRESQIATLNARREHERLSAEHGAITQQALQDPLTGLPNRRALDEKLRQLASSADAQPLAVALVDLDGFKGVNDKQSHAEGDNVLRVVASTLRDALRGDDLVARYGGDEFIVLLPGTPVSAAKMALGRAVKSVAGLPHHLSHGVTLSIGLVSLRPQERGEQVLARADAAMYQAKRGGGNQVASANSMASDPAAAWASEGLPTDPAWDPEEHS from the coding sequence TTGGCGCTGACCGAAGAGGCGACCGACCCGGTAGCGGCCAGGCGACCAGCGCTGGTCGAGATGTCCGACGCCTGGCTCGTCGGGCGCGCGCGCGAGCTCACCGCCGTGGTCCAACGGTCCGACTACGCCAGCCAGCTCGAGATCGTCGCGCAGATGGACGAGCTCCTCGACGAGACCCAGCGCCGCGGCGAACCGCTGCTGGTCGCGCGCCTGCTGCGCGCGTCCGCGACCGCGCGGCTGGTCACCAAGGGCCTGGCCGCCGAGGCGGAGCCGCGGCTCGACGAGATGCTCGCGCACACCCGGCGCCACGGCCTCGCGCTGCTGCGGGCCGACGCGCACGCGCTGCGCGGGCGCCGCCTCGTGCTGGCCGCGCAGGAGGACGCCGCGCTCACCGAGATCGCCCGCGCGCTGGCCATCCTCGACGACTCGACGACCCCGGACCGCCAGGTCGGCGTCCGCGCCTGGAACCGGCTCTTGTGGTCGACGCTGAACGACTGCTGGATCGTGCTCAACCAGCTCGGTGTGTACGAGGCCGCCGAAGAGGTCAGCAGCCGCGCCGCCGTCGCGATCCGCGAGAGCGCCACCCCGCACGAGATCACCCTGCAGCTGCTGAACCGGGTGAAGATGCTGCTCGGCTGGGGCCTGCGGCTGGAGCGGATCGAAGAGTACGACGAGAGCGCCGAGAAGTTCCGCACCGCCGCCTCGATGGCGATGGCCATCGAGGGGCCCTACAGCGAGTCGCTGTTCCCGCGCCAGGCCGGCGTCGCCGCGGTCGACGAGGTCGGCGTGCTCGCCGCCGCGCTCGCCCTGCACCAGCCCGACGAGGACCAGATCGACCGGCTGCAGCGCCTCCACGACGGCATCGGCTACCCGGGCGAACGCGAGATCGTGACGATCGCGCTGGCCCGCTGCTTCGACAAGGCCGGCCGCCGCGAAGACGCGCTGAACGTGCTCCGCGAGGCCCGCGAATCACTGGGTGACGACTCCTCGCAGCCGTCCATGCGGCTGAACATCGCCCGCGAGCTGGCCCGCCTCGACACCAGCCCGGACTACGCGTCCGGCGCCAGCCAGTCGCTGATCGACTACGCGACCCGGCTGGAGTCGGAGATGTGGAGCCTGCGCGAGTCGCAGATCGCCACGCTGAACGCCCGCCGCGAGCACGAACGGCTGTCCGCCGAGCACGGCGCGATCACCCAGCAGGCGCTGCAGGACCCGCTCACCGGCCTGCCGAACCGGCGCGCGCTCGACGAGAAGCTGCGCCAGCTCGCGTCCTCGGCCGACGCGCAGCCGCTGGCCGTCGCGCTCGTCGACCTCGACGGCTTCAAGGGCGTCAACGACAAGCAGTCGCACGCCGAAGGCGACAACGTGCTGCGTGTCGTCGCGAGCACACTCCGTGACGCCCTGCGCGGCGACGACCTGGTGGCGCGCTACGGCGGCGACGAGTTCATCGTGCTGCTGCCGGGCACCCCGGTGTCGGCGGCGAAGATGGCGCTCGGCCGCGCGGTGAAGTCCGTCGCCGGCCTGCCGCACCACCTCTCCCACGGCGTCACGCTGTCGATCGGGCTCGTCTCACTGCGCCCGCAGGAACGCGGCGAGCAGGTCCTCGCGCGGGCGGACGCGGCGATGTACCAGGCGAAACGCGGCGGCGGCAACCAGGTGGCGTCGGCCAACTCGATGGCGTCCGACCCGGCCGCGGCGTGGGCGAGCGAAGGCCTACCGACCGACCCAGCGTGGGACCCCGAAGAGCACAGTTAG
- a CDS encoding TetR/AcrR family transcriptional regulator, translating into MTGTERRQQLLNVARALFAEKGFDGTSIEEIAHRANVSKPVVYEHFGGKEGIYAVVVDRETQLLLERMVSTLHGGHPRVMLEQAAIALLSYVEDSHDGFRILVRDSPVASSTGTFSTVLNDIASQVEHILAQQFAARGYDEKLAALYAQALVGMVALTGQWWLDARKPKRDEVAAHLVNLAWNGLSHLEDKPKLRLR; encoded by the coding sequence ATGACCGGCACCGAGCGCCGTCAGCAGCTGCTGAACGTGGCGCGGGCCCTGTTCGCCGAAAAGGGTTTCGACGGCACGTCGATCGAGGAGATCGCGCACCGCGCCAACGTGTCGAAACCCGTGGTGTACGAACACTTCGGCGGCAAAGAGGGCATCTACGCGGTGGTCGTCGACCGCGAAACCCAGCTGCTGCTGGAACGCATGGTCTCGACGCTCCACGGCGGTCACCCGCGCGTCATGCTGGAACAGGCGGCGATCGCGCTGCTGTCGTACGTCGAGGATTCCCACGACGGCTTCCGCATCCTGGTCCGCGACTCCCCGGTGGCGAGTTCCACGGGCACGTTTTCCACGGTCCTGAACGACATCGCGAGCCAGGTGGAGCACATCCTGGCCCAGCAGTTCGCCGCGCGCGGTTACGACGAGAAGCTGGCGGCGCTCTACGCCCAGGCGCTGGTGGGCATGGTGGCGCTGACCGGGCAGTGGTGGCTCGACGCGCGGAAGCCGAAGCGCGACGAGGTCGCCGCGCACCTCGTGAACCTGGCCTGGAACGGGTTGTCGCACCTGGAGGACAAGCCCAAGCTCCGGCTGAGGTGA
- a CDS encoding acyl-CoA desaturase — MTATLDRSQPTGEPPAPKGPKPVTEGTRGIGVQLSVYFGVIAPLVALLVAVPFAWGWGLSWVDVGVFVVFYAISGLGITVSYHRYFTHGSFKAKQWLRVVMAIAGSIALQGPVITWVADHRRHHAFSDRDGDPHSPWAFGTSPWAIAKGFWHAHMGWLFERDQTNAERFAPDLVKDPAIKKVDDLFWLWALVSLALPALAGGLISWSLWGAVTAFFWAGLVRICVLHHVTWSVNSICHMIGERPFAARDKSANFWPLAIFSFGESWHNLHHADPTSARHGVKRGQIDISARLIWIFEKFGWVHDVRWPTPQRLARIATEKS; from the coding sequence ATGACGGCCACGCTCGACCGTTCGCAGCCCACCGGGGAGCCGCCGGCTCCCAAGGGGCCCAAACCTGTCACCGAAGGCACCCGCGGAATCGGCGTGCAGCTTTCGGTCTACTTCGGTGTGATCGCGCCGTTGGTGGCACTGCTGGTCGCGGTGCCGTTCGCCTGGGGCTGGGGACTGAGCTGGGTCGACGTCGGCGTCTTCGTGGTGTTCTACGCGATCAGCGGGCTCGGCATCACGGTGTCGTACCACCGCTACTTCACGCACGGGTCGTTCAAGGCCAAGCAGTGGCTGCGCGTCGTCATGGCGATCGCCGGCAGCATCGCGTTGCAGGGCCCGGTCATCACCTGGGTCGCCGACCACCGTCGCCACCACGCGTTCTCCGACCGCGACGGCGACCCGCACTCCCCGTGGGCGTTCGGCACCTCGCCGTGGGCCATCGCCAAGGGCTTCTGGCACGCGCACATGGGCTGGCTGTTCGAGCGCGACCAGACCAACGCCGAGCGCTTCGCGCCGGACCTGGTGAAGGACCCGGCGATCAAGAAGGTCGACGACCTGTTCTGGCTGTGGGCCCTGGTCAGCCTGGCGCTGCCGGCGCTGGCGGGCGGGCTGATCTCGTGGTCGCTGTGGGGCGCCGTGACGGCGTTCTTCTGGGCCGGGCTGGTCCGCATCTGCGTGCTGCACCACGTGACGTGGTCGGTCAACTCGATCTGCCACATGATCGGCGAGCGCCCGTTCGCGGCGCGCGACAAGTCGGCGAACTTCTGGCCGCTGGCGATCTTCTCGTTCGGCGAGTCCTGGCACAACCTGCACCACGCGGACCCGACGTCCGCCCGGCACGGTGTGAAGCGCGGCCAGATCGACATTTCCGCGCGCCTGATCTGGATCTTCGAGAAGTTCGGCTGGGTGCACGACGTGCGCTGGCCGACGCCGCAGCGATTGGCCCGAATCGCCACGGAGAAGAGCTAG
- the glmU gene encoding bifunctional UDP-N-acetylglucosamine diphosphorylase/glucosamine-1-phosphate N-acetyltransferase GlmU: protein MTGPLSTLILAAGEGTRMRSSTPKVLHPIAGRPLVEHAVRAAAGLDPAHLVVVLGHGREAVGDRITDVAKDLGREVGTAVQAEQKGTGHAVSCALATLPADLTGTVLVSYGDVPLLDTETLAALLAEHTGSGNAVTVLTAVVPDPTGYGRIVRDAAGAVTAIVEHKDASPEQAAITEINSGVYAFDASVLADGLGRLSTDNSQGELYLTDVLGIARGDGKGVGALVVDDPWLTEGVNDRVQLSVLGAELNRRIVRRWQREGVTVVDPASTWIDAGVTLSRDVVLEPGVQLKGTTSVGEGSTVGPDSTLTNVSIGAGASVVRVHGSDSELGDRVNVGPFTYLRPGTKLGVKAKLGAFVETKAADIGAGTKVPHLTYVGDATIGENSNIGCSSVFVNYDGVNKHKTVIGSHVRLGADNTFVAPVRIGDGAYSGAGAVIREDVPPGTLAVSAPPQRNIEGWAIRRRPGTPAAEAAQAALDADSAAGTDGESPA from the coding sequence TTGACCGGCCCGCTGAGCACGTTGATCCTCGCCGCGGGTGAAGGCACCCGTATGCGTTCCTCGACGCCGAAGGTGCTGCACCCGATCGCCGGGCGGCCCCTCGTCGAGCACGCCGTCCGCGCCGCCGCCGGCCTGGACCCGGCCCACCTCGTCGTCGTGCTCGGCCACGGTCGCGAAGCCGTCGGCGACCGCATCACCGACGTCGCCAAGGACCTCGGGCGCGAGGTCGGCACCGCCGTGCAGGCCGAGCAGAAGGGCACCGGCCACGCCGTGTCCTGCGCGCTCGCCACGCTCCCGGCGGACCTCACCGGCACCGTGCTCGTAAGCTACGGCGACGTCCCGCTCCTGGACACCGAGACGCTGGCGGCCCTGCTGGCCGAGCACACCGGCTCGGGCAACGCCGTCACCGTGCTCACCGCCGTGGTGCCCGACCCGACCGGTTACGGCCGGATCGTCCGGGACGCCGCGGGTGCGGTCACCGCGATCGTCGAGCACAAGGACGCCAGTCCCGAGCAGGCCGCGATCACCGAGATCAACTCGGGCGTCTACGCCTTCGACGCTTCGGTCCTCGCGGACGGTCTCGGCCGGCTCTCCACCGACAACTCGCAGGGTGAGCTCTACCTCACCGACGTGCTGGGCATCGCCCGCGGCGACGGCAAGGGCGTCGGCGCGCTGGTCGTCGACGACCCGTGGCTGACCGAAGGCGTCAACGACCGCGTCCAGCTGTCGGTGCTCGGCGCCGAGCTGAACCGCCGGATCGTCCGCCGCTGGCAGCGCGAGGGCGTCACGGTCGTCGACCCGGCCTCGACGTGGATCGACGCGGGCGTCACCCTCTCGCGGGACGTCGTGCTCGAGCCCGGCGTGCAGCTCAAGGGCACCACGTCGGTCGGCGAGGGCAGCACGGTCGGCCCGGACAGCACGCTGACGAACGTCTCGATCGGCGCCGGCGCCTCCGTGGTGCGGGTGCACGGCTCCGACTCCGAGCTGGGCGACCGCGTCAACGTCGGCCCGTTCACGTACCTGCGGCCGGGCACGAAGCTGGGTGTCAAGGCCAAGCTCGGCGCGTTCGTCGAGACGAAGGCCGCCGACATCGGCGCAGGCACGAAGGTGCCGCACCTGACCTACGTCGGCGACGCCACGATCGGCGAGAACAGCAACATCGGCTGCTCCAGCGTGTTCGTGAACTACGACGGCGTCAACAAGCACAAGACCGTTATCGGGTCACATGTCCGGTTGGGCGCGGACAACACGTTCGTCGCCCCGGTGCGGATCGGTGACGGCGCTTACAGTGGTGCAGGTGCCGTGATCCGCGAGGATGTCCCGCCGGGCACACTCGCGGTGTCGGCGCCGCCGCAGCGCAACATCGAAGGCTGGGCGATCCGGCGCCGGCCGGGTACGCCCGCGGCGGAGGCGGCCCAGGCCGCCCTCGACGCCGATTCAGCAGCAGGAACCGACGGGGAGTCGCCAGCATGA